A genome region from bacterium SCSIO 12844 includes the following:
- the coaBC gene encoding bifunctional phosphopantothenoylcysteine decarboxylase/phosphopantothenate--cysteine ligase CoaBC: MNIILGITGGIAAYKSVILARLFIQSGYDVKVVMTEHAKNFIHPNTFHAITGHKVYDQCYENDFNPMAHIELAKWANLIIIAPATANSIAKLAHGICDDLLSTVILATEAKVFIAPSMNKIMWHKPITQENIEKVITLDYEIIQPESGEQACGDVGTGRMAEPERIFEIVNNSQKPSQIIPELVAKQFVITAGPTQEAIDPVRYISNHSSGKMGYAIAEVLTQAGAEVILISGPTSIPKPKVKCLIKVNTAEEMYHAVFDHINQCDVFIGAAAVSDYRIIQPSQQKIKKQNDQDLLALELTKNVDILASVGKLDKDLRPKVIGFAAETQNLLTYAKEKLINKNLDMIIANEIKSTGEPFHSEYNQVSMITSSGKVYKFDSTTKAKLAHHIVNLITEVCFNPNQGDLSRKLIEHQECLDLAQVF, from the coding sequence ATGAATATTATACTTGGTATTACAGGCGGTATTGCTGCATATAAATCAGTTATACTTGCAAGATTATTTATCCAGTCAGGCTATGATGTGAAAGTTGTAATGACTGAGCATGCAAAAAACTTTATTCACCCAAATACCTTTCATGCCATTACCGGTCATAAAGTTTATGATCAATGTTATGAAAATGACTTTAATCCAATGGCACATATTGAATTAGCAAAGTGGGCTAACTTAATTATTATTGCGCCAGCAACAGCAAATAGTATTGCAAAATTAGCTCATGGCATTTGTGATGATCTATTATCAACAGTTATACTTGCAACAGAAGCTAAAGTGTTTATTGCACCATCAATGAATAAGATTATGTGGCATAAACCAATTACCCAAGAAAATATAGAAAAGGTTATTACATTAGATTATGAAATTATTCAACCTGAAAGTGGTGAACAAGCTTGTGGTGATGTAGGCACGGGTAGAATGGCTGAACCTGAGAGAATTTTTGAAATAGTGAATAATAGTCAAAAGCCGTCACAGATTATCCCTGAGTTAGTTGCTAAACAATTTGTGATTACAGCGGGTCCAACACAAGAAGCAATTGACCCAGTTCGATATATTAGTAATCATAGTTCTGGAAAAATGGGTTATGCAATTGCTGAAGTATTAACACAAGCAGGTGCAGAAGTTATATTAATCAGTGGACCAACATCGATTCCAAAACCCAAAGTTAAATGCTTAATCAAAGTTAATACAGCAGAAGAAATGTATCATGCAGTATTTGATCATATTAATCAGTGTGATGTATTTATTGGAGCAGCGGCAGTTAGTGATTATCGAATAATTCAGCCAAGCCAACAAAAAATCAAGAAACAAAATGATCAAGATTTATTAGCATTAGAGTTAACTAAAAATGTTGATATACTAGCTTCAGTTGGTAAATTGGATAAAGATTTAAGACCAAAAGTTATTGGCTTTGCAGCAGAAACACAAAATCTTCTAACTTATGCTAAAGAAAAATTAATCAATAAAAATTTAGATATGATCATAGCAAATGAAATAAAATCGACAGGTGAGCCTTTTCATAGTGAATACAACCAAGTTAGTATGATTACATCAAGCGGTAAAGTTTATAAATTTGATTCAACAACAAAAGCTAAACTAGCACACCATATTGTTAATTTAATTACAGAAGTATGTTTTAATCCGAATCAGGGTGACTTAAGCAGAAAGTTAATAGAGCATCAAGAGTGTTTAGATTTAGCACAGGTTTTTTAA